One Glycine max cultivar Williams 82 chromosome 6, Glycine_max_v4.0, whole genome shotgun sequence DNA segment encodes these proteins:
- the EDS1-2 gene encoding protein EDS1-like isoform X2, protein MKNYRIRDNMAGGSLGDNIGLKEDAIKRVCGLACKANNHKSTDKLYFYDKVQISSETYHVFSFPGSWDPAEWFVNKPFGVSKINSTQFPSLRSIGNDELAWVNEGFAKRFDRLLETNFEDVVKKAILDGKQVVFTGHSSGAAMATQTTFWVLEKYFNPTKIQKPKLPFCVTFGSPLIGNHIFSHASRRENWSRYFIHFVLRYDIVPRILLAPLASIEENFGSVLQFLNPKSKTSTQDPTRAILISEVYKTVMRNAASVTSHAACILMGSTNLLLETVANFVELSPYRPFGTYVFCNGNGQLIVVENSDAVLQLLFHTALLSDLAELEEVADKSISQHLNYVAELQESLGMQNVVYLEQLEQLPLSADGSNSDVATALDGLGLNTRARLCLRAAGELEKQKRKNEDKIMKEIQDKALTSMKELQNYKTTCEMHKGKGYYDAFKVQKESNDFQANVKRLVLAGVWDEVIEMLKRYELPDEFEGDKEWIKRGTEYRRLVEPLDIANYYRHLKNEDTGPYMIRARPKRYRYTQRWLEHAKRMPPAPITESTFWAEVEELYSWINSKKPLDDHVEQRVKQLQKDLKNWTDDEKVLAKDTFLKDPNFIRWKDILPQELKDTSS, encoded by the exons ATGAAGAATTATag AATTAGGGACAACATGGCTGGAGGATCACTTGGAGACAACATTGGATTGAAGGAAGATGCTATCAAGAGGGTGTGTGGTTTGGCCTGCAAAGCTAACAATCACAAGTCAACGGATAAGCTCTACTTTTACGACAAGGTTCAGATTTCTTCGGAAACTTACCATGTTTTCAGCTTCCCGGGATCTTGGGATCCCGCTGAATGGTTTGTTAACAAACCCTTTGGGGTATCGAAGATAAATTCTACCCAGTTCCCTTCTCTCAGAAGTATTGGTAACGATGAACTTGCTTGGGTGAACGAAGGCTTCGCAAAGAGATTCGATCGCCTATTGGAAACTAACTTTGAAGATGTG GTGAAGAAGGCTATACTAGATGGGAAGCAAGTAGTGTTTACAGGGCACTCCTCTGGTGCTGCAATGGCAACTCAAACTACCTTTTGGGTCTTGGAAAAGTACTTTAACCCAACAAAAATCCAAAAACCCAAGCTACCCTTTTGTGTCACTTTTGGGTCTCCCTTAATTGGCAATCATATATTCTCTCACGCTTCAAGGAGAGAAAATTGGTCACGCTATTTCATACACTTTGTTTTGAGATATGACATAGTGCCAAGGATTTTGCTTGCTCCCTTGGCTTCTATTGAGGAAAATTTTGGTTCTGTTCTCCAATTCTTGAATCCCAAGTCCAAAACTTCCACCCAAGATCCAACAAGGGCTATTTTGATTTCTGAAGTTTATAAAACTGTGATGAGAAACGCCGCGAGTGTTACAAGCCATGCTGCTTGTATTCTCATGGGCAGCACAAATTTGTTACTTGAGACAGTGGCAAATTTTGTTGAGTTGAGCCCTTATAGGCCCTTTGGAACATATGTTTTCTGCAACGGAAATGGACAGCTGATTGTGGTGGAAAACTCAGATGCTGTTTTGCAACTCTTGTTCCACACTGCCCTGTTAAGCGATTTGGCAGAACTTGAAGAAGTTGCCGACAAAAGCATATCGCAACACCTGAACTATGTGGCTGAGTTGCAGGAAAGCTTGGGAATGCAGAATGTAGTGTACTTGGAGCAACTTGAGCAACTTCCCTTGTCTGCTGACGGTTCAAATAGTGATGTTGCAACAGCCTTGGATGGCCTTGGACTG AACACAAGAGCAAGGCTGTGTCTACGAGCAGCTGGTGAGTTGGAGAAGCAGAAACGCAAAAACGAGGACAAAATCATGAAGGAGATTCAGGATAAAGCCTTGACAAGCATGAAAGAGcttcaaaattacaaaacaacaTGTGAGATGCACAAGGGGAAGGGCTATTACGATGCCTTCAAGGTGCAAAAGGAGTCGAACGACTTCCAAGCAAACGTGAAGAGGCTTGTGCTAGCAGGGGTATGGGATGAAGTCATTGAGATGCTAAAGAGGTATGAACTCCCTGATGAGTTCGAAGGGGACAAAGAATGGATAAAGCGTGGAACCGAATATCGCCGCCTTGTGGAGCCTCTAGACATTGCAAACTATTACCGCCACTTGAAGAATGAGGACACAGGACCTTACATGATCAGGGCCAGGCCAAAACGGTATAGGTACACTCAAAGATGGTTGGAACATGCTAAAAGGATGCCACCTGCTCCTATCACTGAATCAACCTTTTGGGCTGAAGTGGAGGAACTTTATAGCTGGATTAACAGCAAGAAGCCTCTTGATGATCATGTCGAGCAAAGGGTTAAGCAGCTTCAAAAAGACCTTAAAAATTGGACTGATGATGAGAAAGTACTAGCCAAGGATACGTTCTTGAAGGATCCTAACTTTATTAGGTGGAAGGATATTCTACCTCAGGAACTCAAGGACACTTCTTCCTAG
- the EDS1-2 gene encoding protein EDS1-like isoform X1: MKNYSSPTEVLKINTARKPNSKNFQNCCRIRDNMAGGSLGDNIGLKEDAIKRVCGLACKANNHKSTDKLYFYDKVQISSETYHVFSFPGSWDPAEWFVNKPFGVSKINSTQFPSLRSIGNDELAWVNEGFAKRFDRLLETNFEDVVKKAILDGKQVVFTGHSSGAAMATQTTFWVLEKYFNPTKIQKPKLPFCVTFGSPLIGNHIFSHASRRENWSRYFIHFVLRYDIVPRILLAPLASIEENFGSVLQFLNPKSKTSTQDPTRAILISEVYKTVMRNAASVTSHAACILMGSTNLLLETVANFVELSPYRPFGTYVFCNGNGQLIVVENSDAVLQLLFHTALLSDLAELEEVADKSISQHLNYVAELQESLGMQNVVYLEQLEQLPLSADGSNSDVATALDGLGLNTRARLCLRAAGELEKQKRKNEDKIMKEIQDKALTSMKELQNYKTTCEMHKGKGYYDAFKVQKESNDFQANVKRLVLAGVWDEVIEMLKRYELPDEFEGDKEWIKRGTEYRRLVEPLDIANYYRHLKNEDTGPYMIRARPKRYRYTQRWLEHAKRMPPAPITESTFWAEVEELYSWINSKKPLDDHVEQRVKQLQKDLKNWTDDEKVLAKDTFLKDPNFIRWKDILPQELKDTSS; the protein is encoded by the exons ATGAAGAATTATag CTCCCCTACAGAAGTTCTGAAAATTAACACGGCAAGGAAACCAAACTCAAAAAATTTCCAAAACTGTTGTAGAATTAGGGACAACATGGCTGGAGGATCACTTGGAGACAACATTGGATTGAAGGAAGATGCTATCAAGAGGGTGTGTGGTTTGGCCTGCAAAGCTAACAATCACAAGTCAACGGATAAGCTCTACTTTTACGACAAGGTTCAGATTTCTTCGGAAACTTACCATGTTTTCAGCTTCCCGGGATCTTGGGATCCCGCTGAATGGTTTGTTAACAAACCCTTTGGGGTATCGAAGATAAATTCTACCCAGTTCCCTTCTCTCAGAAGTATTGGTAACGATGAACTTGCTTGGGTGAACGAAGGCTTCGCAAAGAGATTCGATCGCCTATTGGAAACTAACTTTGAAGATGTG GTGAAGAAGGCTATACTAGATGGGAAGCAAGTAGTGTTTACAGGGCACTCCTCTGGTGCTGCAATGGCAACTCAAACTACCTTTTGGGTCTTGGAAAAGTACTTTAACCCAACAAAAATCCAAAAACCCAAGCTACCCTTTTGTGTCACTTTTGGGTCTCCCTTAATTGGCAATCATATATTCTCTCACGCTTCAAGGAGAGAAAATTGGTCACGCTATTTCATACACTTTGTTTTGAGATATGACATAGTGCCAAGGATTTTGCTTGCTCCCTTGGCTTCTATTGAGGAAAATTTTGGTTCTGTTCTCCAATTCTTGAATCCCAAGTCCAAAACTTCCACCCAAGATCCAACAAGGGCTATTTTGATTTCTGAAGTTTATAAAACTGTGATGAGAAACGCCGCGAGTGTTACAAGCCATGCTGCTTGTATTCTCATGGGCAGCACAAATTTGTTACTTGAGACAGTGGCAAATTTTGTTGAGTTGAGCCCTTATAGGCCCTTTGGAACATATGTTTTCTGCAACGGAAATGGACAGCTGATTGTGGTGGAAAACTCAGATGCTGTTTTGCAACTCTTGTTCCACACTGCCCTGTTAAGCGATTTGGCAGAACTTGAAGAAGTTGCCGACAAAAGCATATCGCAACACCTGAACTATGTGGCTGAGTTGCAGGAAAGCTTGGGAATGCAGAATGTAGTGTACTTGGAGCAACTTGAGCAACTTCCCTTGTCTGCTGACGGTTCAAATAGTGATGTTGCAACAGCCTTGGATGGCCTTGGACTG AACACAAGAGCAAGGCTGTGTCTACGAGCAGCTGGTGAGTTGGAGAAGCAGAAACGCAAAAACGAGGACAAAATCATGAAGGAGATTCAGGATAAAGCCTTGACAAGCATGAAAGAGcttcaaaattacaaaacaacaTGTGAGATGCACAAGGGGAAGGGCTATTACGATGCCTTCAAGGTGCAAAAGGAGTCGAACGACTTCCAAGCAAACGTGAAGAGGCTTGTGCTAGCAGGGGTATGGGATGAAGTCATTGAGATGCTAAAGAGGTATGAACTCCCTGATGAGTTCGAAGGGGACAAAGAATGGATAAAGCGTGGAACCGAATATCGCCGCCTTGTGGAGCCTCTAGACATTGCAAACTATTACCGCCACTTGAAGAATGAGGACACAGGACCTTACATGATCAGGGCCAGGCCAAAACGGTATAGGTACACTCAAAGATGGTTGGAACATGCTAAAAGGATGCCACCTGCTCCTATCACTGAATCAACCTTTTGGGCTGAAGTGGAGGAACTTTATAGCTGGATTAACAGCAAGAAGCCTCTTGATGATCATGTCGAGCAAAGGGTTAAGCAGCTTCAAAAAGACCTTAAAAATTGGACTGATGATGAGAAAGTACTAGCCAAGGATACGTTCTTGAAGGATCCTAACTTTATTAGGTGGAAGGATATTCTACCTCAGGAACTCAAGGACACTTCTTCCTAG
- the EDS1-2 gene encoding protein EDS1-like translates to MAGGSLGDNIGLKEDAIKRVCGLACKANNHKSTDKLYFYDKVQISSETYHVFSFPGSWDPAEWFVNKPFGVSKINSTQFPSLRSIGNDELAWVNEGFAKRFDRLLETNFEDVVKKAILDGKQVVFTGHSSGAAMATQTTFWVLEKYFNPTKIQKPKLPFCVTFGSPLIGNHIFSHASRRENWSRYFIHFVLRYDIVPRILLAPLASIEENFGSVLQFLNPKSKTSTQDPTRAILISEVYKTVMRNAASVTSHAACILMGSTNLLLETVANFVELSPYRPFGTYVFCNGNGQLIVVENSDAVLQLLFHTALLSDLAELEEVADKSISQHLNYVAELQESLGMQNVVYLEQLEQLPLSADGSNSDVATALDGLGLNTRARLCLRAAGELEKQKRKNEDKIMKEIQDKALTSMKELQNYKTTCEMHKGKGYYDAFKVQKESNDFQANVKRLVLAGVWDEVIEMLKRYELPDEFEGDKEWIKRGTEYRRLVEPLDIANYYRHLKNEDTGPYMIRARPKRYRYTQRWLEHAKRMPPAPITESTFWAEVEELYSWINSKKPLDDHVEQRVKQLQKDLKNWTDDEKVLAKDTFLKDPNFIRWKDILPQELKDTSS, encoded by the exons ATGGCTGGAGGATCACTTGGAGACAACATTGGATTGAAGGAAGATGCTATCAAGAGGGTGTGTGGTTTGGCCTGCAAAGCTAACAATCACAAGTCAACGGATAAGCTCTACTTTTACGACAAGGTTCAGATTTCTTCGGAAACTTACCATGTTTTCAGCTTCCCGGGATCTTGGGATCCCGCTGAATGGTTTGTTAACAAACCCTTTGGGGTATCGAAGATAAATTCTACCCAGTTCCCTTCTCTCAGAAGTATTGGTAACGATGAACTTGCTTGGGTGAACGAAGGCTTCGCAAAGAGATTCGATCGCCTATTGGAAACTAACTTTGAAGATGTG GTGAAGAAGGCTATACTAGATGGGAAGCAAGTAGTGTTTACAGGGCACTCCTCTGGTGCTGCAATGGCAACTCAAACTACCTTTTGGGTCTTGGAAAAGTACTTTAACCCAACAAAAATCCAAAAACCCAAGCTACCCTTTTGTGTCACTTTTGGGTCTCCCTTAATTGGCAATCATATATTCTCTCACGCTTCAAGGAGAGAAAATTGGTCACGCTATTTCATACACTTTGTTTTGAGATATGACATAGTGCCAAGGATTTTGCTTGCTCCCTTGGCTTCTATTGAGGAAAATTTTGGTTCTGTTCTCCAATTCTTGAATCCCAAGTCCAAAACTTCCACCCAAGATCCAACAAGGGCTATTTTGATTTCTGAAGTTTATAAAACTGTGATGAGAAACGCCGCGAGTGTTACAAGCCATGCTGCTTGTATTCTCATGGGCAGCACAAATTTGTTACTTGAGACAGTGGCAAATTTTGTTGAGTTGAGCCCTTATAGGCCCTTTGGAACATATGTTTTCTGCAACGGAAATGGACAGCTGATTGTGGTGGAAAACTCAGATGCTGTTTTGCAACTCTTGTTCCACACTGCCCTGTTAAGCGATTTGGCAGAACTTGAAGAAGTTGCCGACAAAAGCATATCGCAACACCTGAACTATGTGGCTGAGTTGCAGGAAAGCTTGGGAATGCAGAATGTAGTGTACTTGGAGCAACTTGAGCAACTTCCCTTGTCTGCTGACGGTTCAAATAGTGATGTTGCAACAGCCTTGGATGGCCTTGGACTG AACACAAGAGCAAGGCTGTGTCTACGAGCAGCTGGTGAGTTGGAGAAGCAGAAACGCAAAAACGAGGACAAAATCATGAAGGAGATTCAGGATAAAGCCTTGACAAGCATGAAAGAGcttcaaaattacaaaacaacaTGTGAGATGCACAAGGGGAAGGGCTATTACGATGCCTTCAAGGTGCAAAAGGAGTCGAACGACTTCCAAGCAAACGTGAAGAGGCTTGTGCTAGCAGGGGTATGGGATGAAGTCATTGAGATGCTAAAGAGGTATGAACTCCCTGATGAGTTCGAAGGGGACAAAGAATGGATAAAGCGTGGAACCGAATATCGCCGCCTTGTGGAGCCTCTAGACATTGCAAACTATTACCGCCACTTGAAGAATGAGGACACAGGACCTTACATGATCAGGGCCAGGCCAAAACGGTATAGGTACACTCAAAGATGGTTGGAACATGCTAAAAGGATGCCACCTGCTCCTATCACTGAATCAACCTTTTGGGCTGAAGTGGAGGAACTTTATAGCTGGATTAACAGCAAGAAGCCTCTTGATGATCATGTCGAGCAAAGGGTTAAGCAGCTTCAAAAAGACCTTAAAAATTGGACTGATGATGAGAAAGTACTAGCCAAGGATACGTTCTTGAAGGATCCTAACTTTATTAGGTGGAAGGATATTCTACCTCAGGAACTCAAGGACACTTCTTCCTAG
- the LOC100776414 gene encoding TORTIFOLIA1-like protein 3, whose translation MPHAKTSQSQQNIKQRVLTCLTKLSDRDTQAAGATELESIARTIDPHSVPVFLSCIHSTDSSDKTPVRKQCVHLVATLSHAHGDALSPFLSKIIACLVRRLRDPDSSVRAACADSVGALSACVTRQPFAAAFLKPLAEALFTEQDPSSQAGAALCLASAVEAAPDPDPARLARLLPRLERLIKSKVFRAKPALLVLVGSVVEARGASSGVALKNLVPCLVEALGSEDWATRKGAAEALKKLASVEKDLLPEFKGGCLKVFENRRFDKVKLVREVMNEMLEAWKQIPDVSDEFSPPPQSQLSSKENASDGRYPPVSQNSCSPGSVMSKLRKKSSQVSKSTPPDTSAVRNAKRSALSGDRMSSGVLQKLNHNHWDVRIAVSNVSDCGERQQKDEDVLERRKKDRSRFFKPETKRALFDKNSDDKMHKFGGSKAGSRVVPCSEESQDSDPVCNVTKDLHRNDKESEELSLIRAQLVQIEKQQSSLLDLVQKFMGSSENGMRTLETRVHGLELALDEISYDLAVSSGRITKFDAPKHTCCMLPGAEFLSSKFWKKTQGRYSSYRFSRTGSTPLLPSSHYRANRNAESNRSTSHRLGVHGDGGFTTNPLAEIKINSREISGSARSELA comes from the exons ATGCCTCACGCCAAAACCTCCCAATCGCAGCAGAACATAAAGCAGAGGGTACTCACGTGCCTAACGAAGCTCTCAGACCGCGACACACAAGCCGCGGGAGCCACCGAGCTCGAGTCCATCGCGCGTACCATAGACCCACACTCGGTTCCAGTGTTCCTCTCTTGCATCCACTCCACCGACTCCTCCGACAAAACCCCCGTCCGCAAGCAATGCGTGCACCTCGTCGCCACCCTCTCCCACGCGCACGGCGACGCGCTCTCGCCGTTTCTGTCCAAAATCATCGCCTGCCTCGTCCGCCGCCTCCGCGACCCGGACTCCTCGGTCCGGGCCGCGTGCGCCGACTCCGTCGGCGCACTCTCGGCGTGCGTCACGAGGCAGCCTTTCGCCGCCGCGTTCCTCAAGCCGCTCGCGGAGGCGCTTTTCACGGAGCAGGACCCGAGCTCGCAGGCTGGAGCCGCGCTATGTCTGGCCTCCGCGGTTGAAGCGGCTCCGGATCCGGACCCTGCCAGGCTTGCGAGGCTGCTTCCGAGGCTTGAGAGGCTGATCAAGAGCAAGGTGTTTAGGGCTAAGCCTGCACTGCTGGTGCTTGTTGGAAGCGTCGTCGAGGCGCGCGGCGCCTCTAGTGGCGTCGCGTTGAAGAATTTGGTTCCTTGCCTTGTGGAGGCTCTGGGGAGTGAGGACTGGGCCACCAGGAAGGGCGCGGCGGAGGCGTTGAAGAAGCTCGCGAGCGTGGAGAAGGACCTCTTGCCGGAGTTCAAGGGTGGATGCTTGAAGGTTTTCGAGAATCGGCGATTTGATAAG GTAAAGTTGGTTCGGGAGGTTATGAATGAGATGTTGGAGGCATGGAAGCAGATTCCTGATGTTTCGGATGAATTCTCTCCACCTCCTCAATCGCAGTTGTCTTCAAAGG AGAATGCAAGTGATGGGCGCTATCCTCCTGTCTCTCAAAATTCATGTAGTCCGGGTTCTGTAATGAGTAAATTGAGGAAGAAGTCGAGCCAAGTTAGCAAATCAACTCCACCAGATACATCTGCTGTTAGGAATGCTAAAAGGAGTGCATTAAGTGGCGATCGGATGAGTTCAGGTGTTCTGCAGAAACTGAACCATAACCATTGGGATGTTCGAATTGCTGTGTCAAATGTTTCTGATTGTGGTGAACGTCAGCAGAAGGATGAAGATGTtttggaaagaagaaaaaaggatagAAGCAGATTTTTTAAGCCGGAAACAAAACGGGCTCTATTCGATAAAAATTCTGATGACAAGATGCATAAATTTGGTGGGTCCAAAGCTGGATCTCGTGTGGTTCCTTGTTCTGAAGAGAGTCAAGACTCAGATCCTGTCTGTAATGTAACTAAGGATCTACATAGGAATGACAAAGAGAGTGAGGAATTATCTTTGATTCGTGCTCAATTAGTTCAAATTGAGAAGCAGCAGTCTAGTCTGCTTGATCTTGTACAG aaattcaTGGGGAGCTCTGAAAATGGAATGCGTACTTTAGAGACTCGTGTGCATGGCCTTGAGTTGGCATTGGATGAGATCTCTTATGATTTGGCTGTATCAAGTGGAAGGATAACTAAGTTTGATGCTCCTAAGCATACTTGTTGCATGCTGCCTGGTGCTGAATTTTTAAGCTCCAAATTCTGGAAGAAAACACAGGGCCGATATTCATCGTACCGGTTCTCTAGAACTGGTAGCACTCCATTACTACCTTCCAGTCATTACAGAGCTAACAGGAATGCCGAATCTAATAGGTCGACAAGCCACAGACTTGGGGTCCACGGTGATGGAGGCTTCACCACTAATCCTCTGGcagagattaaaattaattcaagggAGATTTCAGGCTCTGCCAGATCAGAGCTAGCTTGA